The nucleotide sequence CAGCTGATTTAGAAAACCCGAAATATGCGGGCGTTTATTTGCCGCATAGACTGCGGGTGAAATACAAAAATGCGCCAAGAGAATTAGGCTGGCATTATTTATTTCCGTCTTCTCGGTTATCTATAGATCCGGAGGATAAGAAAGTACGCCGGCATCATATTGATGAATCGAGTATTCAGAAGGCCATACGAAATACGGCAAAAGCTTGCGACATTAAAAAGAAAGTGACGCCTCATACATTGCGCCATTCTTTTGCAACGCATTTGCTACAAGCGGGCGCCGACATAAGAACTGTGCAAACACAGCTTGGTCACTCAGATGTGAAAACTACACAAATTTACACTCACGTGCTTCAGCAAGGCGCTCAGGGTGTGGTAAGTCCTTTATCTCGCGTATTAAAGTAATGTGCACATCAAGTTAACGTCAATAAAAAAGGGCCCGAAGGCCCTTTTCAATACTTAGCTATTTAAGCGCTCAGTTAAGCGCTAATTCAAATGCTTCATCAAACGCTTATACACGCTCGAATACAGTAGCAATACCTTGGCCTAAACCAATACACATAGTCGCTAAGCCTAGGCTTACGTCTTGTGATTCCATTAGGTTGATAAGCGTACCTGAGATACGTGAACCAGAACAACCTAGTGGGTGACCTAGTGCAATAGCACCACCGTTAAGGTTAATCTTCGTATCTAGGTGGTCCATCCAACCTAGTTGCTTAATGCACGATAGCGCTTGTGCCGCGAATGCTTCGTTAAACTCGGCAAGTTCAATATCGTCCATCGTCAGGCCAGCGCGCTTAAGGGCTTTTTGTGTGGCTGGAACTGGGCCATAACCCATAATTGCCGCATCACAACCAGCCACTGCCATTGAGCGAATTTTCGCACGTGGCGTAAGGCCAAGCTCTTTCGCACGGTCTGCCGACATAAGCAGCATGCCAGATGCACCGTCAGACAGCGCAGAAGACGTACCCGCAGTAACAGTTCCGTTTACAGGGTCGAATACTGGGCGAAGCGCCGCCATGCTCTCGGCTGTGCTTTCTGGGCGAATAACTTCATCGTAGTCAATAAGCTTTAATACGCCGTTTGCATCGTGGCCTTCAACAGGCACAATTTCGTTAGCCCAGCGGCCTTCAAGGTGTGCTTTATGCGCTAGCTGGTGCGAACGTGCGCCAAAGGCGTCTTGTTGTTCACGGGTAATCCCGTTTTGACGGCCAAGTAGCTCGGCAGTCATGCCCATCATGCCCGACGCTTTCGCCGTGTACTTAGCAAGGCCTGGGTGGAAGTCGATGTTATAGTTCATAGGTACATGGCCCATGTGCTCTACACCACCAATCATGTATATATCACCACGGCCAGTCATAATGCCGCTTGTGGCATCGTGAAGGGCTTGCATTGATGAACCACATAAGCGGTTAACCGTTACCGCGCCTGTTGTGCGTGGAATTTGTGTTAATAGCTGCGCATTACGCGCAATGTTAAAGCCTTGTTCTTTCGTTTGCTGAACACAGCCCCAAATAATGTCTTCAATTTCCGCTGGGTTTACGCCAGGGTTACGCTCTAGTAGCGCGGTCATTAGTGCTGCAGAAAGGTCTTCTGCACGCACATTTCTGAAAACACCGTTTTTTGAACGACCCATAGGGGTACGTACGCAATCGATTACGACCACTTCTTTCATTAGATTTTCCTCCGGGTCTTATGCGAAATAGGATTTACCAGCAGCGGCCATTTCACGAACGCCATCTGAAATCTGGTAAATTGGACCAAGTTCAGCGTACTTGTCTGCCATCGCAACAAAGTTCGCCAAGCCAATGGTTTCAATCCAACGGAAAATACCACCGCGGAATGGAGGGAAACCTAAGCCGTAAAGTAGCGCCATGTCAGCTTCAGCTGCGCTATCTACAATGCCTTCTTCTAGGCAGCGAATTGCTTCGTTTGCCATAGGGATCATTAGGCGTGCAATAATGTCGTCAGCTTCAAAGTCTGTCTTTTCAGCTACGTGTGGCGCCATGAGTG is from Alteromonas australica and encodes:
- the fadA gene encoding acetyl-CoA C-acyltransferase FadA; its protein translation is MKEVVVIDCVRTPMGRSKNGVFRNVRAEDLSAALMTALLERNPGVNPAEIEDIIWGCVQQTKEQGFNIARNAQLLTQIPRTTGAVTVNRLCGSSMQALHDATSGIMTGRGDIYMIGGVEHMGHVPMNYNIDFHPGLAKYTAKASGMMGMTAELLGRQNGITREQQDAFGARSHQLAHKAHLEGRWANEIVPVEGHDANGVLKLIDYDEVIRPESTAESMAALRPVFDPVNGTVTAGTSSALSDGASGMLLMSADRAKELGLTPRAKIRSMAVAGCDAAIMGYGPVPATQKALKRAGLTMDDIELAEFNEAFAAQALSCIKQLGWMDHLDTKINLNGGAIALGHPLGCSGSRISGTLINLMESQDVSLGLATMCIGLGQGIATVFERV